In the Juglans microcarpa x Juglans regia isolate MS1-56 chromosome 6D, Jm3101_v1.0, whole genome shotgun sequence genome, one interval contains:
- the LOC121234115 gene encoding uncharacterized protein LOC121234115 isoform X1, producing MGLEMELDFHKSCKVGLSPNTVLPSHQDCSNVENRNLKGNSTCKDESLSLKKDFIEINLSRHRSSSCKSIQNRPVGLEGNIELKRGSMYQSSKEVRKMKKSTVEGGRNIEICRSSDTSLSFRIVDSLCDLDEEGRSPVVTLDSNFSPTSVCRPYAEPCSSDGFLEICLNLNSRDNPADTLGKDSVYQNFRSDEAVGPLNDGNELLERERVHSLHKSLSDKVEMPHSHSPSHSDCSSRVSSNTRFSPIRSLFDPFKKSKSLRSPLGYIVEPGGLKASGTTNMRSKTSRKSLLHDFSNAAKVSRVDPRFVGRENHHSVVACSPVHLHGYLKLKYKHEVPFFEFSLKSPEDVFVAKVWKTDNAFQWVYTFHSLDGRKKSNASGRGWNGGDRDSSMVGQMQVSCYLCSELKDSGVFVNSVVTEFVLYDIAHARLNVAAQENGTPDTVKFPKGSNPGLAKETFENDRSHSMKVKLKQRQASDNGDFNSSNSYPWASAELHPNLEIAAIVMQVPFEKRESLRYKRDDKISDELIPSLQNHSMIEQTKEDLHYSRSPEKLKVLIPTGNHGFPSAESQGPSSLLDRWRLGGGCDCGGWDMGCPLTVLGNPCIQCAKDQPLNKNQQPLELFVQGAKESTPSLTMTVVEEGEYAVDFHAQLSTLQAFSVCVAILHGTEASIDARKDRNKQLSQNNSLKVIIDDDVKFLIEAVTTGEKTKVTKMVKDIPPSYVINPPFSPIARV from the exons ATGGGACTAGAGATGGAGTTGGACTTTCATAAAAGTTGCAAAGTTGGTCTGAGTCCGAACACTGTTCTTCCATCTCATCAAGATTGCTCAAATGttgaaaatagaaatttgaaaGGGAATTCCACTTGTAAAGATGAATCATTGAGCCTAAAGAAGGACTTCATAGAGATTAACCTTTCTCGCCATCGCAGTTCTTCCTGTAAAAGCATACAAAATAGACCTGTTGGACTGGAAGGTAACATTGAGCTCAAGCGAGGGTCCATGTATCAAAGTTCCAAAGAGGtaaggaaaatgaagaaaagcacagttgaaggagggagaaatattgaaatttgtCGTAGTAGTGACACCTCCCTCTCTTTTAGAATTGTTGACTCATTGTGTGATTTAGATGAAGAAGGAAGATCTCCCGTGGTAACTTTGGATTCAAACTTTAGTCCAACATCTGTTTGCAGGCCTTATGCAGAACCGTGCTCGTCAGATGGCTTTCTTGAAATTTGTCTCAATTTGAATAGCAGGGATAACCCTGCTGATACCTTAGGGAAAGATTCAGTATATCAAAATTTTAGAAGTGATGAAGCAGTTGGTCCTTTAAATGATGGTAATGAGCTtcttgaaagagagagagttcacTCATTGCACAAGTCACTTTCTGATAAGGTCGAAATGCCCCATTCTCATTCACCATCGCACAGTGATTGCTCCTCCAGAGTCAGCTCCAATACCAGATTCAGCCCTATCAGAAGTCTGTTTGATCCATTCAAGAAGTCCAAATCCTTGCGAAGTCCTTTGGGTTACATAGTAGAACCCGGTGGGCTCAAAGCATCTGGGACAACAAACATGAGGAGTAAAACATCCAGGAAATCTTTGCTGCATGATTTCTCAAATGCAGCGAAGGTATCACGAGTTGATCCTCGGTTTGTTGGAAGAGAGAACCACCACTCAGTAGTTGCCTGTTCTCCTGTTCACCTACATGGCTATCTCAAGTTAAAATACAAACATGAAGTGCCATTTTTCGAGTTCTCTTTGAAGTCCCCAGAAGATGTTTTTGTCGCCAAGGTGTGGAAGACAGATAATGCTTTCCAGTGGGTATATACTTTTCACTCCCTTGACGGCAGAAAGAAGAGCAATGCCAGTGGACGGGGATGGAATGGTGGGGACAGAGATTCCTCCATGGTGGGCCAGATGCAAGTTTCCTGTTACTTATGTTCAGAACTAAAAGATAGTGGAGTTTTTGTCAATTCTGTGGTGACAGAGTTTGTATTGTACGATATTGCGCATGCAAGACTAAATGTTGCAGCCCAAGAAAATGGTACCCCTGATACTGTTAAATTTCCCAAAGGTTCTAATCCAGGCTTGGCAAAGGAAACATTTGAGAATGATAGGTCTCACTCAATGAAGGTCAAACTAAAACAGCGACAAGCCTCTGATAATGGtgattttaattcttcaaattcttACCCTTGGGCATCAGCAGAATTGCATCCAAACCTGGAAATTGCAGCCATTGTTATGCAAGTACCatttgagaagagagagagcttgagataCAAGAGAGACGATAAAATTAGTGATGAACTGATCCCAAGCCTTCAGAATCATTCTATGATTGAGCAGACAAAAGAGGACCTCCATTATAGCAGAAGTCCCGAAAAATTAAAGGTGTTAATCCCAACTGGAAACCATGGTTTTCCAAGTGCTGAAAGTCAAGGCCCTTCATCATTATTAGATCGTTGGAGATTAGGCGGAGGCTGTGACTGTGGTGGCTGGGACATGGGCTGTCCCCTCACTGTTTTAGGCAATCCTTGTATTCAATGCGCTAAAGATCAACCACTCAACAAGAATCAGCAGCCTTTGGAGCTGTTTGTTCAG GGAGCAAAAGAGAGTACACCATCCCTGACCATGACAGTTGTTGAAGAGGGAGAGTATGCAGTTGATTTCCATGCACAGTTATCCACGTTACAAGCATTCTCAGTTTGCGTTGCCATTTTGCATGGCACAGAAGCTTCAATCGATGCCAGGAAGGACAGAAACAAACAGTTATCACAAAACAATTCGCTGAAAGTGATTATTGACGATGACGTGAAATTTCTAATCGAAGCAGTCACAACAGGGGAGAAGACAAAAGTCACTAAGATGGTAAAAGATATCCCACCATCTTATGTGATCAATCCTCCGTTTTCTCCCATTGCACGAGTGTAG
- the LOC121234115 gene encoding uncharacterized protein LOC121234115 isoform X2 translates to MPHSHSPSHSDCSSRVSSNTRFSPIRSLFDPFKKSKSLRSPLGYIVEPGGLKASGTTNMRSKTSRKSLLHDFSNAAKVSRVDPRFVGRENHHSVVACSPVHLHGYLKLKYKHEVPFFEFSLKSPEDVFVAKVWKTDNAFQWVYTFHSLDGRKKSNASGRGWNGGDRDSSMVGQMQVSCYLCSELKDSGVFVNSVVTEFVLYDIAHARLNVAAQENGTPDTVKFPKGSNPGLAKETFENDRSHSMKVKLKQRQASDNGDFNSSNSYPWASAELHPNLEIAAIVMQVPFEKRESLRYKRDDKISDELIPSLQNHSMIEQTKEDLHYSRSPEKLKVLIPTGNHGFPSAESQGPSSLLDRWRLGGGCDCGGWDMGCPLTVLGNPCIQCAKDQPLNKNQQPLELFVQGAKESTPSLTMTVVEEGEYAVDFHAQLSTLQAFSVCVAILHGTEASIDARKDRNKQLSQNNSLKVIIDDDVKFLIEAVTTGEKTKVTKMVKDIPPSYVINPPFSPIARV, encoded by the exons ATGCCCCATTCTCATTCACCATCGCACAGTGATTGCTCCTCCAGAGTCAGCTCCAATACCAGATTCAGCCCTATCAGAAGTCTGTTTGATCCATTCAAGAAGTCCAAATCCTTGCGAAGTCCTTTGGGTTACATAGTAGAACCCGGTGGGCTCAAAGCATCTGGGACAACAAACATGAGGAGTAAAACATCCAGGAAATCTTTGCTGCATGATTTCTCAAATGCAGCGAAGGTATCACGAGTTGATCCTCGGTTTGTTGGAAGAGAGAACCACCACTCAGTAGTTGCCTGTTCTCCTGTTCACCTACATGGCTATCTCAAGTTAAAATACAAACATGAAGTGCCATTTTTCGAGTTCTCTTTGAAGTCCCCAGAAGATGTTTTTGTCGCCAAGGTGTGGAAGACAGATAATGCTTTCCAGTGGGTATATACTTTTCACTCCCTTGACGGCAGAAAGAAGAGCAATGCCAGTGGACGGGGATGGAATGGTGGGGACAGAGATTCCTCCATGGTGGGCCAGATGCAAGTTTCCTGTTACTTATGTTCAGAACTAAAAGATAGTGGAGTTTTTGTCAATTCTGTGGTGACAGAGTTTGTATTGTACGATATTGCGCATGCAAGACTAAATGTTGCAGCCCAAGAAAATGGTACCCCTGATACTGTTAAATTTCCCAAAGGTTCTAATCCAGGCTTGGCAAAGGAAACATTTGAGAATGATAGGTCTCACTCAATGAAGGTCAAACTAAAACAGCGACAAGCCTCTGATAATGGtgattttaattcttcaaattcttACCCTTGGGCATCAGCAGAATTGCATCCAAACCTGGAAATTGCAGCCATTGTTATGCAAGTACCatttgagaagagagagagcttgagataCAAGAGAGACGATAAAATTAGTGATGAACTGATCCCAAGCCTTCAGAATCATTCTATGATTGAGCAGACAAAAGAGGACCTCCATTATAGCAGAAGTCCCGAAAAATTAAAGGTGTTAATCCCAACTGGAAACCATGGTTTTCCAAGTGCTGAAAGTCAAGGCCCTTCATCATTATTAGATCGTTGGAGATTAGGCGGAGGCTGTGACTGTGGTGGCTGGGACATGGGCTGTCCCCTCACTGTTTTAGGCAATCCTTGTATTCAATGCGCTAAAGATCAACCACTCAACAAGAATCAGCAGCCTTTGGAGCTGTTTGTTCAG GGAGCAAAAGAGAGTACACCATCCCTGACCATGACAGTTGTTGAAGAGGGAGAGTATGCAGTTGATTTCCATGCACAGTTATCCACGTTACAAGCATTCTCAGTTTGCGTTGCCATTTTGCATGGCACAGAAGCTTCAATCGATGCCAGGAAGGACAGAAACAAACAGTTATCACAAAACAATTCGCTGAAAGTGATTATTGACGATGACGTGAAATTTCTAATCGAAGCAGTCACAACAGGGGAGAAGACAAAAGTCACTAAGATGGTAAAAGATATCCCACCATCTTATGTGATCAATCCTCCGTTTTCTCCCATTGCACGAGTGTAG
- the LOC121234116 gene encoding uncharacterized protein LOC121234116, translated as MGNRRFAQISTTDEDEEEEALPRQKSSNTVEGQPRLRRLKRMNLAEEKEEPRQKRKEKKKKSEKKDREVPHSGDEEEQQEEAKPIGEPVRISGKGKGRRTHYEAFEFDGNRYDLEDPVLIVPEDKQKPYVAIIKDITRAKDGNVLVNGQWFYRPEEAERGGGGSWQSRDTRELFYSFHRDDVPAESVMHKCVVHFVPINKQIPSRKQHPGFIVQKVYDTVQHKLWKLTDKDYEDSKQHEIDLLVQKTLSCLGDLPDIETEDTCVDKEDQFKSKRSLSRKNISPIDVSREEEARPDQNQTPGSCTNNSSEHHNILVNFNALTGDNHRDKCLEKLLQGIQYMCNPVDSVHGDDKEKGGSNGISHESENKCQEVANESQEKSLKSGDSFLWPDAAVPAVTALEQAAHDTLSLDFQKYNQKMRSLVFNLKNNALLARRLLNGELEPSKILNMSPNELKEGLMAEETARKEPEESERMQMTDARCSRCNEFKVGVRDIIQAGHGERYQLECIACGHSWYASRDEASKLTIDAPSTSRSVGTAPWATAKFEDIEKKLVSPRESDKSANDVLKNASDASMPILDSQKSFGRSKMEEKPEPASNDD; from the exons ATGGGAAACCGGAGGTTTGCGCAGATATCGACGACCGATGAGGACGAAGAGGAAGAGGCGCTGCCAAGGCAAAAGTCCTCGAATACAGTGGAGGGCCAGCCGAGGCTGAGGAGGCTGAAGCGTATGAATCTTGCAGAGGAAAAAGAGGAGCCACGTcagaagaggaaggagaagaaaaagaagtcgGAGAAGAAGGATAGGGAAGTACCGCATAGCGGCGACGAGGAGGAACAGCAGGAGGAAGCAAAACCGATCGGGGAGCCGGTTAGGATTTCGGGGAAAGGAAAAGGACGGAGGACCCACTACGAGGCATTCGAGTTTGACGGGAACCGATATGACCtg GAGGATCCTGTGCTTATAGTTCCCGAGGATAAACAAAAGCCTTACGTGGCAATTATTAAG GATATTACTCGGGCAAAAGATGGGAATGTGTTGGTAAATGGGCAGTGGTTTTATCGCCCTGAGGAGGCAGAGAGAGGAGGTGGTGGAAGTTGGCAATCACGCGATACAAGAGAGTTGTTTTACAGTTTCCATCGTGATGATGTCCCAGCAGAATCTGTGATGCACAAGTGTGTGGTTCATTTTGTTCCCATAAACAAGCAGATTCCAAGTCGTAAACAGCATCCTGGGTTTATCGTACAAAAGGTGTATGACACTGTTCAACACAAACTGTGGAAACTAACTGACAAAGACTACGAAGATAGCAAGCAGCATGAGATTGATCTTCTTGTTCAGAAAACTCTATCATGCTTGGGGGATCTTCCTGACATTGAAACTGAAGATACTTGTGTGGATAAGGAAGATCAGTTTAAGAGTAAACGGTCCTTAAGCAGAAAGAACATTTCACCTATTGATGTTTCAAGGGAGGAAGAAGCCAGGCCAGATCAAAATCAGACACCTGGAAGCTGTACTAATAATTCCTCAGAACACCACAAtattttagtcaatttcaatgcGTTAACCGGAGACAACCATCGTGATAAATGCCTGGAGAAGCTTCTTCAAGGAATTCAATACATGTGCAACCCTGTTGATAGCGTGCATGGAGATGACAAAGAAAAAGGTGGTTCTAATGGCATTAGCCATGAAAGTGAGAATAAGTGTCAAGAAGTTGCAAATGAATCTCAAGAAAAGAGCCTAAAG AGTGGTGACTCTTTTCTTTGGCCGGATGCTGCTGTTCCTGCTGTAACTGCACTTGAGCAGGCTGCACATGATACTCTTTCCTTAGACTTTCAGAAGTATAACCAAAAGATGAGGTCGCTGGTTTTTAATCTCAAG aaCAATGCACTTTTGGCTCGACGCCTTCTTAATGGAGAGTTGGAACCATCAAAAATACTGAATATGTCGCCAAATGAATTAAAG GAGGGGTTAATGGCTGAGGAAACAGCGAGAAAGGAGCCCGAGGAGTCAGAGCGCATGCAG ATGACAGATGCTCGTTGCTCAAGGTGCAATGAGTTTAAGGTCGGCGTAAGAGACATTATACAAGCAGGACATGGAGAACGCTATCAG TTGGAGTGTATTGCCTGTGGTCattcctggtatgcctctagGGATGAGGCATCCAAATTGACAATAGATGCGCCAAGTACGTCCAGAAGCGTTGGCACAGCACCTTGGGCCACTGCCAAGTTTGAAGATATAGAGAAGAAGCTGGTGAGTCCTCGTGAATCTGACAAGTCAGCCAATGATGTTCTAAAAAATGCAAGTGATGCGAGCATGCCCATCCTGGATTCTCAGAAATCGTTTGGCAGGtccaaaatggaagaaaaaccCGAACCTGCTAGCAATGACGACTAG